The Antarcticibacterium flavum genome contains the following window.
CCATGAGGCTGCCCTGGTTAATTATCCTGCAATGAATTTAAATGTAGATGCTGAAAATTTCCACTTCAGCACTCATTTAACTCCGGACGCAGTAGGGAATAAAGGATATCTACAAACCGAAACCTTTTCTCCCTGGAGGACTGTTGTTGTAAGTGATAAGGCTACAGATATTGTTGCCTCCAACCTTATACTCAACCTCAACGAGCCTACAAGTTATGAAGACACCTCCTGGATCACCCCGTTAAAATACATAGGGATATGGTGGGAATATTTTGTGGAAGGAAAAAGTACCTGGGCTTATGGAACAGAGACCAATGTAAAACTGGACCAGGATTTTAATGAACTCACCCCCAGCGGGAGGCATGGTGCCACTACTGCCCACGCAAAGGATTATGTGGACTTCGCAGCCAAACATGGTATTGATGCCGTTTTAATTGAAGGATGGAATATTGGATGGGAAGACTGGATAGGCAACTGGAAAGAAGAAGTTTTTGATTTCACGACCCCGTATCCAGATTTTGATGTGGAAGAGGTTAGGGATTACGCAGCCTCAAAGGGAGTAAGGATCATGATGCACCATGAAACCTCCGGTGCTGCCACCAATTATGAGCGCAGGCTTGACAGGGCGTTTCAGTTCATGAAGGATAATAATTATAATTCGGTTAAAACAGGATACGTAGGCCAGATCATTCCGCGGGGAGAACACCACGACGGCCAATGGATGGTGAATCATTACATACATGTGGCAAACCGCGCTGCAGATTATGAGATCATGATCAACAGCCATGAAGCTGTACGTCCAACCGGATTACACCGTACCTACCCCAACTGGCTGGCACAGGAGTCTGCCAGGGGAACAGAATTTGAAGCAATGGGTGGGCTGGACCCGGACCATTCCACCATCCTTCCCTTCACGAGATTAATGGGCGGGCCAATGGATTACACTCCCGGAATTTTCCAGACAGATCTTTCTTATTATGGCTCCGGTAACCAAAGAGTGAATACCACCCTGGTAAAACAATTGGCTTATTATGTTACCATGTACAGCCCGTTACAAATGGCTGCAGACCTTAAAGAAAACTATGAAAGGTTTCCCGATGCTTTTCAGTTTATTAAGGATGTAGCCGTGGATTGGGATGACAGTTACTACCTGGAAGCTGAACCCGGAGATTACCTCACTGTTGCACGTAAGGCGAAAAACAAAAATGAATGGTACGTTGGTGGAATTACAGATGAGAATGCCAGAACTTCCACCATATCCTTTGATTTCCTTCCACCCGGAGAAACTTATATCGCTACTATTTATGCCGATGGAAAAGATGCCAGCTGGAATGAAAAACCTCAAAGCTATAATATTCGAAAAGTGAGGGTAACCTCAAAGAGCAAATTAAAGCAGCAACTGGCACCCGGAGGTGGCTTTGCTGTTAGCATTAAAGAGGGTACAAAAGAGGAAATGAAAGGTTTGAAAAGGTTGTAATTAGCCTTAAAAGGTCCATTTCAAATAAGTAAAACTTCCGCCGGTTAACGCTGCGGAAGTTTTTTTTCTCCTTCTAAAGAGAGCTTTCTAATAATGTGAGCTTTCTAAAAAAAGGCCACTTTTCAGCGGCCCTTTTAATTGTTTAATCTCCTCCGGGAGGTTCCTCTTTAGGATCTGTTTTGCTGTCCTCACCATCGCTGGCATAAACATTGGTTCCGGGATCTGTGAGATCAGCCAAATTTTCTTCAGTACAGGATATCATAACTGTACTACAAAGGAGTATACACATAATTAAATATACTTTTTTCATGTTTTTCTATTAAAAATTAGACATAGGATTACCTGCACGGGATTCCGGTGGGTGTTATGAGGTAATCTGTGAAACCCGTAATGGGCAATTGTGGGAAGTAATGATCCGGTGCGACAGCAAAAAGCTACTTCCCGGTGGCTATGCCGGCCGCACGGATCATTTTATAAAGAAGAGCTGCGCGTACCCCTGGATTGCAGGTCCCGGAGGTTACTCTTAATTACACAGCAAAGAAATGAGGAAAGGGATGAAGACAGTAGGACAAAGGCGGGACAATTGTAGGACAGCTTTGTCTTTACGGTTTTCCATAAATTATTAGCTGAGTTTTTTTTACTTTTAAGACCATCATGATCAATCAATTATTACGGGATGCTTTTTTAAAAGCAGGGGAAATGACAGGAAAGGATTCGCTTAATGGCCGGGCAGAATTCATAGCTGAAAGTATTTGGGAAGAAAGTAAATTCCAAATTTCGCCTAAGTCGCTTATTCGCTATTACAAAAGAGAATTCACCCCCACACGGGAGACACAGAATTTTTTGGCAATATTTCTAGGATTTGAAACTTATGAAGAATATGTCCTGGCTTCAACTGCAAAGAAAGAGAAAGTTATGATCGAGGAAGTGGGCCGAAAACCGGTAACCCATAGCAAAAGGAAAAGATTATCCATACTTCTATTG
Protein-coding sequences here:
- a CDS encoding glycoside hydrolase family 97 protein, giving the protein MLAALVTVCSVQAQELSSPNGNLQLEFKLQEGGVPSYTLTYKNKQVISPSRLGLELNNLPSFMDGFEIIDTQENSVNDSWSPVWGKQSTIENNYNELLVTLSQKEHNNRYIRIKFRLFDDGLGFRYEFPKQEELNYFVLKEEHTEFNLTGDHKIFWIPGDYDTNEYPYMTSTISEIPGLMEEATVQITAQRPIDNLAVQTPSMMKSSDGIYINIHEAALVNYPAMNLNVDAENFHFSTHLTPDAVGNKGYLQTETFSPWRTVVVSDKATDIVASNLILNLNEPTSYEDTSWITPLKYIGIWWEYFVEGKSTWAYGTETNVKLDQDFNELTPSGRHGATTAHAKDYVDFAAKHGIDAVLIEGWNIGWEDWIGNWKEEVFDFTTPYPDFDVEEVRDYAASKGVRIMMHHETSGAATNYERRLDRAFQFMKDNNYNSVKTGYVGQIIPRGEHHDGQWMVNHYIHVANRAADYEIMINSHEAVRPTGLHRTYPNWLAQESARGTEFEAMGGLDPDHSTILPFTRLMGGPMDYTPGIFQTDLSYYGSGNQRVNTTLVKQLAYYVTMYSPLQMAADLKENYERFPDAFQFIKDVAVDWDDSYYLEAEPGDYLTVARKAKNKNEWYVGGITDENARTSTISFDFLPPGETYIATIYADGKDASWNEKPQSYNIRKVRVTSKSKLKQQLAPGGGFAVSIKEGTKEEMKGLKRL